The proteins below come from a single Crossiella sp. CA-258035 genomic window:
- a CDS encoding TetR/AcrR family transcriptional regulator, whose product MSGAVAARGRIDKRQAILDAAFTVFAREGYAQAGVDVIAAEAGVAKATVYSHFRDKENLLRQAIAASADQALAANLAAVDQLTDRGDDLRATLESVGLHLLQCYCDDMSWALRRLLSAEINQFPDLLDIVHTHTADRVTEALADRLARLTVTGRLRTPDPLLAAEQFIALLSGPIDKRARLGTRRVPTTELRAVAQAAVHTFLQAFGSTGSS is encoded by the coding sequence ATGAGTGGAGCTGTCGCGGCACGGGGGCGGATCGACAAGCGTCAGGCGATCCTGGACGCCGCGTTCACCGTCTTCGCGCGGGAGGGGTACGCCCAGGCAGGCGTGGACGTGATCGCGGCCGAGGCCGGCGTGGCCAAGGCCACCGTGTACAGCCACTTCCGCGACAAGGAGAACCTGCTCCGCCAGGCCATCGCCGCCTCGGCCGACCAGGCGCTGGCCGCCAACCTGGCCGCGGTCGACCAGCTCACCGACCGCGGCGACGACCTCCGCGCCACCCTGGAGAGCGTCGGCCTGCACCTGCTCCAGTGCTACTGCGACGACATGTCGTGGGCACTGCGCCGACTGCTCTCGGCGGAGATCAACCAGTTCCCCGACCTGCTCGACATCGTCCACACCCACACGGCCGACCGCGTCACCGAAGCCCTGGCCGACCGGCTCGCTCGCCTCACCGTCACCGGCCGCCTCCGCACACCGGACCCACTGCTGGCGGCCGAGCAGTTCATCGCCCTGCTGTCCGGCCCGATCGACAAGCGAGCCCGCCTCGGCACCCGCCGCGTCCCCACCACCGAGCTGCGCGCCGTGGCGCAGGCCGCCGTCCACACCTTCCTGCAGGCGTTCGGTTCGACGGGATCGAGTTGA
- a CDS encoding DUF5997 family protein, which yields MTPRKTSQTMKPATAAKKLGVYLPATPAEFQEGVVSRDELNALQTDPPEWLRELRRNGPHPRPILALKLGISIGGLARGGITEALTTAEVEALKTENPEWLQQERATQAEVRREAARLKEEADKRG from the coding sequence ATGACACCGCGCAAGACCTCCCAGACGATGAAGCCCGCGACCGCGGCGAAGAAGCTGGGCGTGTACCTCCCGGCCACCCCGGCTGAGTTCCAGGAGGGTGTCGTCTCGCGCGATGAGCTCAACGCCCTGCAGACCGACCCGCCGGAGTGGCTCCGCGAGCTGCGCCGCAACGGCCCGCACCCGCGGCCCATCCTCGCCCTCAAGCTGGGCATCTCCATCGGCGGCCTGGCCCGCGGCGGCATCACCGAGGCGCTCACCACCGCCGAGGTGGAGGCGCTGAAGACGGAGAACCCGGAGTGGCTCCAGCAGGAGCGCGCCACCCAGGCCGAGGTGCGTCGCGAGGCGGCCCGGCTGAAGGAAGAGGCGGACAAGCGCGGCTAG
- a CDS encoding SDR family NAD(P)-dependent oxidoreductase gives MKTIVVSGGTDGMGRAVARHYQGRGDTVIVLGRDNDKGAVFRDFIPTDLSLVSDNRKVVEDITAAFPVVDALVLCARHFRSTRRQTDEGFEHTFALEYLSRFLLSHGLADSLKRAQKPVIVNVSGPGVPKPEIHWDDIGLARGYDGVTAQLQAGRANDLLGAAFAARPSGIPYVLVNPGAVATSFSGEYDPVTLAHVQRLKKLGKPVEDGIAPILALIDEPPGVPLSAFVEGRPISPDLDPVAAERLADLTHYLLRRHS, from the coding sequence ATGAAGACCATCGTGGTCTCCGGCGGCACCGATGGCATGGGCAGGGCCGTCGCCCGCCACTACCAGGGGCGTGGCGACACCGTCATCGTCCTCGGCCGCGACAATGACAAGGGCGCGGTCTTCCGCGACTTCATCCCGACGGACCTCAGCCTGGTCTCGGACAACAGGAAGGTCGTCGAAGACATCACCGCGGCGTTCCCGGTCGTGGACGCGCTCGTGTTGTGCGCGCGGCATTTCCGCTCGACCCGGCGACAGACCGACGAGGGCTTCGAGCACACGTTCGCGTTGGAGTACCTCAGCCGCTTCCTCCTCAGCCACGGCCTTGCCGACTCACTGAAGCGCGCCCAGAAACCGGTCATCGTCAACGTGTCCGGCCCCGGCGTGCCCAAACCCGAGATCCACTGGGACGACATCGGGCTGGCGCGGGGCTACGACGGCGTCACCGCCCAACTGCAGGCAGGCCGGGCCAACGACCTGCTCGGCGCGGCCTTCGCCGCACGACCCAGCGGGATCCCGTACGTGCTGGTCAACCCCGGCGCCGTGGCCACGAGCTTCTCCGGCGAGTACGACCCGGTGACCCTGGCCCACGTCCAGCGGCTCAAGAAGCTCGGGAAACCCGTCGAAGACGGCATCGCACCGATCCTCGCGCTCATCGACGAACCACCAGGCGTGCCGCTCAGCGCGTTCGTCGAAGGCCGGCCGATCAGCCCGGACCTCGACCCCGTCGCGGCAGAACGCCTCGCCGACCTGACCCACTACCTGCTCAGGAGGCACTCATGA
- a CDS encoding 3'-5' exonuclease — MRGSHLLNVIDVEATCWPSAPPPGQVSEIIEIGLTVVDLTTRTRLAKHRILVRPQQSTVSEFCTELTGLTQSEVDTGVTFPEACAQLTAEHEAGDRSWTSWGDYDRKQFQRQCTTTPYPFGSSHTNAKTTFATAFNLRRPVGMAQALKIAGLPLEGRHHRGDDDSWNIAALVLLLAERGNWPG, encoded by the coding sequence ATGAGGGGGTCCCACCTGCTGAACGTCATCGACGTCGAAGCCACCTGCTGGCCCAGCGCCCCACCCCCGGGCCAGGTCAGCGAAATCATCGAGATCGGCCTGACGGTCGTCGACCTGACCACCAGAACCCGCCTCGCCAAACACCGCATCCTGGTCCGCCCCCAGCAGTCCACGGTCAGCGAGTTCTGCACCGAGCTGACCGGCCTCACCCAGTCCGAAGTGGACACCGGCGTCACCTTCCCCGAAGCCTGCGCCCAGCTCACCGCCGAACACGAGGCGGGCGACCGGAGCTGGACCAGTTGGGGCGACTACGACCGCAAACAGTTCCAGCGCCAGTGCACCACCACGCCCTACCCGTTCGGTTCCAGCCACACCAACGCGAAAACCACCTTCGCCACTGCGTTCAACCTGCGCAGACCAGTAGGCATGGCACAAGCCCTCAAGATCGCCGGCCTCCCACTGGAGGGCAGGCACCACCGCGGCGACGACGACTCGTGGAACATCGCCGCCCTGGTCCTCCTGCTGGCCGAACGCGGCAACTGGCCCGGCTAA
- a CDS encoding LysR family transcriptional regulator, whose translation MDLDLGAVRAFVAVADEQHFGAAADQLGLTQQGVSKRIAKLESGLGAELVSRGRTGTGLTEDGRAFLPHARALLALADQAVGSLRARDRPLRVDVLATRVCPTELIRSFHEANQDAKIDIVSSKGLRTVRSGLLSGAVDVGFARVFGRLEPGIEHIPAYLEPHHLLAGRKHRLAGRRRVRPDELADSIAWMPGNEPGSEWADLYADFRRDFGLTISTTGPNFGFDHMLDQIAASEDRFTFGGEKMRVPWHPGIARIPLVDPVPLYPWSMLWLRGNRHPLLPRLIEHIRAGYTPFDPDRQWLPAADRPLFAS comes from the coding sequence GTGGACCTGGATCTGGGCGCGGTGCGGGCCTTCGTCGCCGTCGCCGACGAGCAGCACTTCGGCGCGGCCGCCGACCAGCTGGGGCTGACCCAGCAGGGCGTGTCCAAGCGGATCGCCAAGCTGGAGTCCGGACTCGGCGCGGAGCTGGTCAGCCGCGGCCGTACCGGCACGGGCCTGACCGAGGACGGCCGGGCCTTCCTGCCGCACGCCAGGGCGCTGCTCGCGCTGGCCGACCAGGCGGTCGGGTCGCTGCGCGCGCGGGACCGGCCGCTGCGGGTGGACGTGCTGGCCACCAGGGTCTGCCCGACCGAGCTGATCAGGTCCTTCCACGAGGCCAACCAGGACGCCAAGATCGACATCGTCTCGTCCAAGGGGCTGCGCACGGTGCGGTCCGGGCTGCTCAGCGGCGCGGTCGACGTGGGCTTCGCCAGGGTGTTCGGCCGCCTGGAACCCGGTATCGAGCACATCCCGGCCTACCTGGAGCCGCACCACCTGCTGGCCGGGCGCAAACACCGGCTGGCCGGTCGGCGGCGGGTCCGGCCGGACGAGCTGGCCGACTCGATCGCCTGGATGCCCGGCAACGAGCCGGGCAGCGAGTGGGCCGACCTCTACGCCGACTTCCGCCGCGACTTCGGGCTGACCATCAGCACCACGGGACCGAACTTCGGCTTCGACCACATGCTGGACCAGATCGCCGCCTCCGAGGACCGGTTCACCTTCGGCGGGGAGAAGATGCGGGTGCCCTGGCATCCCGGCATCGCGCGCATCCCGCTGGTCGACCCGGTGCCGCTGTACCCGTGGTCCATGCTGTGGCTGCGCGGCAACCGGCATCCGTTGCTGCCCAGGCTCATCGAGCACATCCGGGCCGGGTACACCCCGTTCGACCCGGACCGGCAGTGGCTGCCTGCCGCGGACCGGCCGCTGTTCGCCTCATGA
- a CDS encoding DUF4073 domain-containing protein, translating into MDRRSFLLASAVAVGATTASTPTATAGVEPLTRFNVISDIQGDLADFGTALADMRRTNPRSAGLAVAGDITPRGYDFEYAQVQAELAKHSHPGIAWAIGNHEFYVPKWRDPQTLAQDTWPNGTTEDSLFRSFYHFAKRNTVYSEHLFGGIPVLCIGTEKYMHYHDKALWDEVWLSEEQFTWLERRLAHWARWRKPVMVITHHPLPNTVSGTRNKLYLRDYLQADRLLNLLGRYKDVFLFSGHTHWNLDLSDWFVRRVVPGTANPEGFPVINTGAIQTGWTDNGQGGEVTVPGKFNQGLQVEVFLDRVVIRARDFAAGAWLKQVTVPLHSWL; encoded by the coding sequence ATGGATCGTAGATCGTTTTTGCTCGCCTCCGCCGTGGCCGTGGGCGCCACCACCGCAAGTACACCCACGGCCACGGCCGGTGTCGAACCGCTCACCCGGTTCAACGTGATCAGCGACATCCAGGGCGACCTGGCCGACTTCGGCACCGCGCTGGCGGACATGCGCCGGACCAACCCGCGCAGCGCCGGGCTGGCGGTGGCCGGGGACATCACCCCGCGCGGTTACGACTTCGAGTACGCCCAGGTCCAGGCCGAACTGGCCAAGCACAGCCATCCCGGCATTGCCTGGGCGATCGGCAACCACGAGTTCTACGTGCCCAAGTGGCGCGATCCGCAGACCCTGGCCCAGGACACCTGGCCCAACGGCACCACCGAGGACTCGCTGTTCCGCAGCTTCTACCACTTCGCCAAGCGCAACACCGTCTACAGCGAGCACCTCTTCGGCGGCATCCCGGTGCTGTGCATCGGCACCGAGAAGTACATGCACTACCACGACAAGGCGCTCTGGGACGAGGTGTGGCTGAGCGAGGAGCAGTTCACCTGGCTGGAGCGGCGGCTCGCGCACTGGGCGCGCTGGCGCAAGCCGGTCATGGTGATCACCCACCATCCGCTGCCGAACACCGTCTCAGGCACCCGCAACAAGCTCTACCTGCGCGACTACCTCCAGGCCGACCGGCTGCTGAACCTGTTGGGGCGCTACAAAGACGTGTTCCTGTTCTCCGGGCACACGCACTGGAACCTGGACCTCTCCGACTGGTTCGTCCGCCGCGTGGTCCCCGGCACGGCCAACCCCGAGGGTTTTCCGGTGATCAACACCGGTGCGATCCAGACCGGGTGGACCGACAACGGTCAGGGCGGCGAGGTGACCGTGCCCGGCAAGTTCAACCAGGGTCTCCAGGTGGAGGTCTTCCTGGACCGGGTGGTGATCCGGGCCCGTGACTTCGCCGCAGGGGCCTGGCTGAAGCAGGTCACGGTGCCGCTGCACTCCTGGCTGTGA
- a CDS encoding TetR/AcrR family transcriptional regulator: MSTAGQPRSKRADAVRNQQTLLTAAAAVFVSSGVDAPIREIAAKAGVGMGTIYRHFPTRADLVVAVYRHQVEACAEAGPALLAETGSPLAALRKWAELFVDFLVTKHGLANALQSDSGGFETLHAYFLDRLVPVCAQLLDAAVEAGEIRPGTQAYELMRGIGNLCAGRDTDPRYDPRRLVELLLRGLATCSGTATR, from the coding sequence GTGTCCACAGCAGGCCAGCCCCGGAGCAAGCGGGCCGACGCGGTGCGCAACCAGCAGACCCTGCTGACCGCGGCCGCCGCGGTGTTCGTCAGCTCCGGTGTGGACGCGCCGATCCGGGAGATCGCGGCCAAGGCCGGGGTCGGCATGGGCACCATCTACCGCCACTTCCCGACCAGGGCGGACCTGGTCGTGGCGGTCTACCGGCACCAGGTCGAAGCCTGCGCGGAGGCGGGCCCGGCGCTGCTGGCCGAGACCGGCTCACCGCTGGCGGCGCTGCGGAAGTGGGCCGAGCTGTTCGTGGACTTCCTGGTCACCAAGCACGGGCTGGCCAACGCGTTGCAGTCCGACAGCGGTGGCTTCGAGACCCTGCACGCCTACTTCCTGGACCGGCTGGTGCCGGTGTGCGCGCAGCTGCTCGACGCCGCGGTCGAGGCAGGCGAGATCAGGCCCGGCACGCAGGCCTACGAGCTGATGCGCGGCATCGGCAACCTGTGCGCCGGCCGGGACACCGACCCGCGCTACGACCCCCGACGACTGGTGGAACTTCTGCTCAGAGGCTTGGCGACATGCTCCGGGACTGCAACCAGGTGA
- the dnaE gene encoding DNA polymerase III subunit alpha — MGSFTHLHVHTEYSMLDGAAKIAPLFAEAKRLGMSAVGMTDHGNMYGADEFYRQAVRTGLKPIIGIEAYVAPGSRAHKKPVFWGDPGQRGDDISGAGAYTHLTMLAENATGLRNLFRLSSLASMEGYYRKPRMDRELIAEHAEGIIATTGCPSGEVQTRLRLGQPAEALRAAADHRDIFGPDSFFLELMDHGLTIERSVREGLLDIGRRLGLEPLATNDSHYVTRDQAEAHAALLCVQSGKTLNDPNRFAFDGDGYYLKSAQEMRAYWDTEVPGACDSTLLIAERVQPYDEVYAHRDRMPRFTVPDGHTEASWLHHQVLAGLRRRFPEGIPDGYEPRAEFELAVIAQKGFPSYFLVTADLIEHAREIGIRVGPGRGSAAGSLVAYALGITNLDPIRLGLLFERFLNPERVSMPDIDIDFDDRRRGEMIRYATEKYGADRVAQVITFGTIKTKAAIKDAARVHFGQPGYAIADRIAKALPPPVAAKDIPLSGIVDPAHERHGEAAEVRALLDSDPESRQIFATARGLEGLIRNAGVHACAVIMSSEPLLSTIPLWQREDGSVVTGWDYPSCEAIGLLKMDFLGLRNLTVIGDAIDNIRANRGEEIDLDLLGVEDPAAYQLLGRGDSLGVFQLDGGAMRELLRRMRPTEFADIIAVNALYRPGPMAMNTHNNYADRKNGRQPVTPIHPELAEPLREILAETHGLVVYQEQIMQIAQQVAGYSMGRADVLRRAMGKKKKEVLEQEFEGFEKGMRGNGFSAEAVRALWDTILPFAGYAFNKSHAAGYALVGYWTAYLKANYPAEYMAALLTSVGDNKDKSAIYLSECRRLGIRVLPPEVNSSEVRFAAVDEAIRFGLGAVRNVGANVVESIIRTRAAKGKYESFPDFLAKSELVVCQKRVLESLAKAGAFDALGHTRLAVCQVHEEAVDAVVPLKRQEALGQFDLFGPSPEQPATSSPLAHLRFSAQEWPRKQLLSYEREMLGLYVSAHPLDGAEPILRRHARLPIAAILDNPPREGEVQLAGLITALERRVNKKGEPWAICTIADMDAALEVLFFPKAYALFASALVEDNAVLVKGRVNWREDRMSVFGGDLVPLDLTAPSTEPLVLRAVQERVTESIVLELKQTLLAHKGDTPVQVHIGPHRFALDDYPVAVTAMLLGELKALPGFVTARSAAAP; from the coding sequence ATGGGGTCGTTCACACACCTGCACGTGCACACCGAGTACTCCATGCTCGACGGCGCGGCCAAGATCGCGCCGCTGTTCGCCGAGGCGAAGCGGCTGGGCATGTCCGCGGTCGGCATGACCGACCACGGCAACATGTACGGCGCGGACGAGTTCTACCGGCAGGCGGTCAGGACCGGGCTCAAGCCGATCATCGGCATCGAGGCGTACGTGGCACCGGGCAGCCGCGCGCACAAGAAGCCGGTGTTCTGGGGCGATCCGGGCCAGCGCGGCGACGACATCTCCGGCGCGGGCGCCTACACCCACCTGACCATGCTGGCGGAGAACGCCACCGGCCTGCGCAACCTGTTCCGGCTGTCCTCGCTGGCCTCGATGGAGGGCTACTACCGCAAGCCCCGGATGGACCGCGAGCTGATCGCGGAGCACGCCGAGGGCATCATCGCCACCACCGGCTGTCCCTCCGGCGAGGTGCAGACCCGGCTGCGCCTTGGCCAGCCCGCCGAGGCGCTGCGGGCGGCCGCGGACCACCGGGACATCTTCGGGCCGGACAGCTTCTTCCTGGAGCTGATGGACCACGGCCTGACCATCGAGCGTTCGGTGCGCGAGGGCCTGCTCGACATCGGCCGCCGCCTGGGCCTGGAACCGTTGGCCACCAACGACTCGCACTACGTCACCAGAGACCAGGCGGAGGCGCACGCGGCGCTGCTGTGCGTGCAGTCCGGCAAGACCCTCAACGACCCCAACCGGTTCGCCTTCGACGGCGACGGCTACTACCTCAAGTCGGCCCAGGAGATGCGCGCCTACTGGGACACCGAGGTCCCCGGCGCCTGCGACTCGACCCTGCTGATCGCCGAGCGTGTCCAGCCCTACGACGAGGTCTACGCCCACCGCGACCGGATGCCCCGCTTCACCGTCCCCGACGGCCACACCGAGGCGAGCTGGCTGCACCACCAGGTGCTGGCCGGACTGCGCCGCCGGTTCCCCGAGGGCATACCGGACGGTTATGAGCCGCGCGCCGAGTTCGAGCTGGCGGTCATCGCGCAGAAGGGTTTCCCCTCCTACTTCCTGGTCACCGCGGACCTGATCGAGCACGCCAGGGAGATCGGCATCCGGGTCGGCCCCGGCCGTGGTTCGGCCGCGGGCTCGCTGGTGGCCTACGCGCTGGGCATCACCAACCTGGACCCGATCCGGCTGGGCCTGCTGTTCGAGCGGTTCCTCAACCCGGAGCGGGTGTCCATGCCGGACATCGACATCGACTTCGACGACCGCCGCCGCGGCGAGATGATCCGCTACGCCACCGAGAAGTACGGCGCGGACCGGGTGGCGCAGGTGATCACCTTCGGCACCATCAAGACCAAGGCGGCGATCAAGGACGCGGCCAGGGTCCACTTCGGACAACCCGGGTACGCCATCGCGGACCGGATCGCCAAGGCACTGCCGCCACCGGTGGCGGCCAAGGACATTCCTCTGTCCGGCATCGTGGACCCGGCGCACGAGCGGCACGGCGAGGCGGCCGAGGTGCGCGCCCTGCTGGACTCCGACCCCGAGAGCCGGCAGATCTTCGCCACCGCCCGCGGCCTGGAGGGCCTGATCCGCAACGCGGGCGTGCACGCCTGCGCGGTGATCATGTCCAGCGAGCCGCTGTTGTCGACGATCCCGTTGTGGCAGCGGGAGGACGGCTCGGTGGTCACCGGCTGGGACTACCCCTCCTGCGAGGCCATCGGCCTGCTGAAGATGGACTTCCTCGGCCTGCGCAACCTGACCGTGATCGGTGACGCCATCGACAACATCCGGGCCAACCGCGGCGAGGAGATCGACCTGGACCTCCTCGGGGTCGAGGATCCCGCGGCCTACCAGCTGCTCGGGCGCGGGGACAGCCTCGGCGTGTTCCAGCTCGACGGCGGCGCGATGCGGGAGTTGTTGCGCCGCATGCGACCCACCGAGTTCGCCGACATCATCGCGGTCAACGCGCTGTACCGGCCGGGCCCGATGGCGATGAACACGCACAACAACTACGCCGACCGCAAGAACGGCCGCCAGCCGGTCACCCCGATCCACCCCGAGCTGGCCGAGCCGCTGCGCGAGATCCTGGCCGAGACGCACGGCCTGGTGGTCTACCAGGAACAGATCATGCAGATCGCGCAACAGGTCGCCGGGTACTCCATGGGCCGGGCCGACGTGCTGCGCAGGGCCATGGGCAAGAAGAAGAAAGAGGTGCTGGAACAGGAGTTCGAGGGCTTCGAGAAGGGCATGCGCGGCAACGGTTTCTCCGCCGAGGCGGTGCGGGCGCTGTGGGACACCATCCTGCCGTTCGCCGGCTACGCCTTCAACAAGTCGCACGCGGCCGGGTACGCGCTGGTCGGCTACTGGACGGCCTACCTGAAGGCGAACTACCCGGCGGAGTACATGGCTGCGCTGCTGACCTCGGTGGGCGACAACAAGGACAAGTCCGCGATCTACCTCTCCGAGTGCCGCAGGCTGGGCATCCGGGTGCTGCCGCCGGAGGTGAACTCCTCGGAGGTGCGCTTCGCCGCGGTGGACGAGGCGATCCGGTTCGGGCTGGGCGCGGTGCGCAACGTCGGCGCGAACGTGGTCGAGTCGATCATCCGAACCCGTGCGGCGAAGGGGAAGTACGAGTCCTTCCCGGACTTCCTGGCCAAGTCCGAGCTGGTGGTGTGCCAGAAGCGGGTGCTGGAGTCGCTGGCCAAGGCCGGCGCCTTCGACGCGCTGGGCCACACCAGGCTGGCGGTGTGCCAGGTGCACGAGGAGGCGGTGGACGCGGTGGTCCCGTTGAAGCGGCAGGAGGCGCTGGGCCAGTTCGACCTCTTCGGCCCCAGTCCGGAACAGCCCGCCACCTCCTCCCCGTTGGCACACCTGCGGTTCAGCGCGCAGGAGTGGCCGCGCAAGCAACTCCTGTCCTATGAGCGGGAGATGCTCGGCCTCTACGTCTCGGCGCACCCGCTGGACGGCGCGGAGCCGATCCTGCGCAGGCACGCCCGGCTGCCGATCGCGGCGATCCTGGACAACCCGCCGCGCGAGGGCGAAGTTCAGCTGGCCGGGCTGATCACCGCGCTGGAGCGGCGGGTCAACAAGAAGGGCGAGCCGTGGGCGATCTGCACCATCGCCGACATGGACGCCGCGCTGGAGGTGCTGTTCTTCCCCAAGGCCTACGCGTTGTTCGCGTCCGCTTTGGTGGAGGACAACGCGGTGCTGGTCAAGGGCCGGGTCAACTGGCGGGAGGACCGGATGTCGGTCTTCGGCGGCGACCTGGTCCCGCTCGACCTCACCGCCCCCAGCACGGAACCGCTGGTACTGAGGGCAGTGCAGGAGCGGGTCACCGAGTCGATCGTGCTGGAACTGAAGCAGACCCTGTTGGCGCACAAGGGCGACACCCCGGTGCAGGTCCACATCGGACCGCACCGGTTCGCCCTCGACGACTACCCGGTCGCGGTGACCGCCATGCTGCTCGGCGAGCTGAAGGCGTTGCCGGGCTTCGTCACAGCCAGGAGTGCAGCGGCACCGTGA
- a CDS encoding chlorophyllase: MREPTAVLSISPVVLPAPGRAVDLQLRVSVPVTGNDLPIILLSHGQGHSNHLSSLNGYAPLAHYWAAHGFAVFQPTHLSSRSLRLPPETVGAPMFWRSRAEDMSLILDRLAEIEAAVPQLRGRLDPDRVAVAGHSMGGHTASLLLGARLTDPDNGVEVDLADSRIKAGVLLASVGRGGDALTEFVAENYPFLSSTDFTKMTTPALVVAGDKDASAHLTVAGPDWHADPYHLSPGPKSLLTLFGAEHGLGGISGYDVAETTDEHPERVAAVQRMTWAYLRSTLHPGDTAWQTACAELPADLGRVEAR, from the coding sequence ATGCGTGAACCGACCGCTGTGCTCTCGATCAGCCCCGTGGTGCTGCCCGCGCCCGGCCGCGCCGTGGACCTCCAGCTCCGCGTCTCCGTGCCCGTCACCGGCAATGACCTGCCGATCATCCTGCTCTCCCATGGCCAGGGACACTCCAACCACCTGTCCTCGCTCAACGGCTACGCCCCGCTCGCCCACTACTGGGCCGCACACGGTTTCGCCGTCTTCCAGCCCACCCACCTGAGCTCGCGCTCGCTGCGCCTGCCGCCGGAAACCGTTGGCGCGCCGATGTTCTGGCGTTCCAGGGCCGAGGACATGTCGCTCATCCTGGATCGCCTGGCCGAGATCGAGGCCGCCGTCCCGCAGCTGCGCGGACGTCTGGACCCGGACCGGGTCGCGGTGGCCGGGCACTCGATGGGCGGCCACACCGCGAGCCTGCTGCTGGGCGCGCGGCTCACCGATCCGGACAACGGCGTTGAGGTGGACCTGGCCGACTCGCGGATCAAGGCTGGCGTGCTGCTGGCCTCGGTCGGCCGGGGCGGCGACGCGCTCACCGAGTTCGTGGCCGAGAACTACCCGTTCCTGTCCAGCACCGACTTCACCAAGATGACCACGCCCGCGCTGGTGGTCGCCGGGGACAAGGACGCCTCCGCGCACCTCACGGTCGCGGGCCCGGACTGGCACGCCGACCCCTACCACCTCTCCCCCGGCCCGAAGTCCCTGCTCACCCTCTTCGGCGCCGAGCACGGGCTGGGCGGGATCTCCGGCTACGACGTGGCCGAGACCACCGACGAGCACCCGGAGCGGGTGGCCGCGGTCCAGCGGATGACCTGGGCCTACCTGCGCAGCACGCTCCACCCGGGCGACACCGCCTGGCAGACCGCGTGCGCGGAGCTGCCGGCCGATCTTGGCCGGGTCGAGGCCAGGTAA
- a CDS encoding DHA2 family efflux MFS transporter permease subunit, with translation MILLGGALGILNSTMVAVGIDRLASEFDASLSTIGWVSTGFLLAVTVTIPVTAWAGDSFGGKRMWLTGLGVFLLGSLGCGLAWDTGSLIVFRVLQGVGAGILDPLVLTLLARAAGPRHAGRVMGLMAAVLSLGPVLGPVVGGVVLAGLGWRWMFLLSVPIGVLALMLARRVMPEEPPSEGARARLDLLGVALLGPGFASLLLVLSQAADRAEFVAWPVLLPLAVSVALLAGYAVHALRRDRPLVDLRLFARGGFAASVTVMALTGLAMFASLVVLPLYFQQTHGHGALVAGLLVAPLGVGAAVAAPLAGRVSDRIGSRNLALAGGVLAALSAFAFTRIGPGTGEVWVVLAGLAIGVGLGSVGPPAMGSLYRTLPGPLVPQGSSVLYMLNQLGGSIGIAVVAFTMQTATGTLAGLHGVYWFLTCAILALLAASALLPGRPATVLVAQGDAR, from the coding sequence GTGATCCTGCTCGGCGGTGCGCTGGGGATCCTGAACAGCACGATGGTCGCGGTCGGGATCGACCGGTTGGCCAGTGAGTTCGATGCCTCTCTCAGCACGATCGGCTGGGTCTCGACCGGGTTCCTGCTGGCGGTCACCGTGACCATTCCGGTCACCGCCTGGGCGGGGGACTCCTTCGGCGGTAAACGGATGTGGCTCACCGGCCTCGGCGTGTTCCTGCTCGGCTCGCTCGGTTGCGGGTTGGCCTGGGACACGGGGAGCCTGATCGTGTTCCGCGTGCTGCAGGGGGTCGGGGCGGGCATCCTCGACCCGCTCGTGCTGACGCTGCTGGCTCGTGCCGCCGGTCCCCGGCACGCAGGTCGGGTGATGGGGCTGATGGCCGCGGTCCTCTCACTGGGCCCGGTGCTGGGTCCGGTGGTCGGCGGCGTCGTGCTGGCCGGCCTGGGCTGGCGGTGGATGTTCCTGCTGAGCGTGCCGATCGGCGTGCTCGCGCTCATGCTCGCCCGGCGAGTGATGCCCGAGGAACCCCCGTCCGAGGGGGCGCGGGCGCGTCTTGACCTCCTCGGTGTCGCACTGCTCGGTCCCGGCTTCGCCAGCCTGCTACTGGTGCTGTCCCAGGCGGCCGATCGCGCCGAGTTCGTCGCCTGGCCGGTGCTCCTTCCACTGGCGGTCAGTGTCGCCCTGCTGGCCGGCTACGCCGTCCACGCCCTGCGTCGCGATCGGCCGCTGGTCGACCTCCGGCTGTTCGCTCGTGGCGGCTTCGCCGCGAGTGTGACCGTCATGGCGCTCACCGGTCTCGCGATGTTCGCCAGCCTGGTCGTGCTTCCGCTGTACTTCCAGCAGACGCACGGGCACGGCGCGCTCGTCGCCGGGTTACTCGTCGCGCCGCTGGGCGTTGGCGCCGCTGTCGCCGCGCCGCTGGCCGGACGTGTCAGTGACCGGATCGGCTCCCGGAACCTCGCGCTGGCCGGCGGTGTCCTCGCCGCGCTGTCCGCGTTCGCCTTCACCCGGATCGGGCCAGGAACCGGCGAGGTGTGGGTGGTTCTCGCCGGTCTGGCCATCGGCGTGGGGCTGGGCTCGGTCGGCCCGCCCGCGATGGGCTCGCTGTACCGCACGTTGCCGGGACCGCTTGTGCCACAAGGAAGTTCGGTGCTCTACATGCTCAACCAGCTCGGCGGCTCGATCGGGATCGCCGTCGTCGCGTTCACCATGCAAACCGCGACCGGCACGCTGGCGGGCCTCCACGGCGTGTACTGGTTCCTGACCTGCGCGATCCTCGCCCTGCTTGCCGCGAGCGCGCTGCTACCCGGCCGTCCGGCCACTGTCCTTGTCGCGCAGGGAGACGCCCGATGA